The segment TTATAAACAAAATCACGCTACGTTAACCCTTTCCCTCCGTTGCTGATTGTTTTCCGacagttaaattgaactggatctgcattgccgtggcagcgtaaccgccatggccgaaacagtaattttcggattttggccgacgatttcgataaaaattgcttcgcgAATTATTCCGcgaataattacacaaaaattaagtggatgtggtgcggaattaaattttttttttccgacagttaaattgaactggatctgcattgccgtggcagcgtaaccgccatggccgaaacagtaattttcggtttttgggCGAAATTTCCACATCAACTTGCTTCCCGAGTGATTCCTCAACtaactttacaaaaatttttaatgaaacagtgaaatttgaattttttgagcgACAATAGAAATTACACCATGCAACGCGACTAGGATCGCACTCAGCTTTATTTGGCGATCAAAGTGCTAAACTGGCAGCGGATCTGCATTGCCGTGGCAGCGTAACCGCCATGgccgaaacagtaattttcggattttggccgacgatttcgataaaaattgcttcccGAATTATTCCGcgaataattacacaaaaattaagtggatgtggtgcggaattaaatttttttttccgacagttaaattgaactggatctgcattgccgtggcagcgtaaccgccatggccgaaacagtaattttcggattttggccgacgatttcgataaaaattgcttcgcgAATTATTCCGcgaataattacacaaaaattaagtggatgtggtgcggaattaaattttttttttccgacagttaaattgaactggatctgcattgccgtggcagcgtaaccgccatggccgaaacagtaattttcggtttttgggCGAAATTTCCACATCAACTTGCTTCCCGAGTGATTCCTCAACtaactttacaaaaatttttaatgaaacagtgaaatttgaattttttgagcgACAATAGAAATTACACCATGCAACGCGACTAGGATCGCACTCAGCTTTATTTGGCGATCAAAGTGCTAAACTGGCAGCGGATCTGCATTGCCGTGGCAGCGTAACCGCCATGgccgaaacagtaattttcggattttggccgacgatttcgataaaaattgcttcccGAATTATTCCGcgaataattacacaaaaattaagtggatgtggtgcggaattaaattttttttttccgacagttaaattgaactggatctgcattgccgtggcagcgtaaccgccatggccgaaacagtaattttcggattttggccgacgatttcgataaaaattgcttcgcgAATTATTCCGcgaataattacacaaaaattaagtggatgtggtgcggaattaaattttttttttccgacagttaaattgaactggatctgcattgccgtggcagcgtaaccgccatggccgaaacagtaattttcggtttttgggCGAAATTTCCACATCAACTTGCTTCCCGAGTGATTCCTCAACtaactttacaaaaatttttaatgaaacagtgaaatttgaattttttgagcgACAATAGAAATTACACCATGCAACGCGACTAGGATCGCACTCAGCTTTATTTGGCGATCAAAGTGCTAAACTGGCAGCGGATCTGCATTGCCGTGGCAGCGTAACCGCCATGgccgaaacagtaattttcggattttggccgacgatttcgataaaaattgcttcccGAATTATTCCGcgaataattacacaaaaattaagtggatgtggtgcggaattaaattttttttttccgacagttaaattgaactggatctgcattgccgtggcagcgtaaccgccatggccgaaacagtaattttcggattttggccgacgatttcgataaaaattgcttcgcgAATTATTCCGcgaataattacacaaaaattaagtggatgtggtgcggaattaaatttttttttccgacagttaaattgaactggatctgcattgccgtggcagcgtaaccgccatggccgaaacagtaattttcggtttttgggCGAAATTTCCACATCAACTTGCTTCCCGAGTGATTCCTCAACtaactttacaaaaatttttaatgaaacagtgaaatttgaattttttgagcgACATTAGAAATTACACCATGCAACGCGACTAGGATCGCACTCAGCTTTATTTGGCGATCAAAGTGCTAAACTGGCAGCGGATCTGCATTGCCGTGGCAGCGTAACCGCCATGgccgaaacagtaattttcggattttggccgacgatttcgataaaaattgcttcccGAATTATTCCGcgaataattacacaaaaattaagtggatgtggtgcggaattaaatttttttttccgacagttaaattgaactgGATCTGCATTGCCGTGGCAGTTGATCTGCAAGCCCAAACGGTTACTGCAGTGGGCGTGGAGTGCATCTGCAAAATCTCATGAATCACTTTCAGCAACTCTGCTCAACCTTCCAATTTTGGACTTTTACTGCAATTCTCCAAGGCTGTCCTTCGTGCTTACACTAATTCTGCGCATAAATTGCTTCAAGTGACACACTGTTGCCAcgcaatttctcaaaaatgcgGCCACTTGGATCATATGCCCAATTTGGCAATCAGTTCTGCAAAATTGTCAGTGCAGAGGAAGATCAGGCATTCAGGTCCCCGGCAATTTACCACATCACAGTGCTCGAGTGAGTCTTTTCGAACGAACCATTACAATATCTCGCAGCTCTAATTTATTCCCATAGGCGAGTTGCTAAGACTCTCATCCAGAACGGACCGCCAAATGAGTTGGTCCAAATTAAAGGATGCCATTACGTGGAAGACAGGGCCCTCCGTGATACTATTCGAGTTCTACCATCCATGCAGGAGGCTTCTACAGATGCTTCATATTTCTGCAGACTCTAGTACTTATAATACACTTAAACAACAAGTTTTGCCTAATTAGCGATTAAACACTCGTGCAGTTTTGATGGATCCTCGTTCCTACCAACAATGATTTTCAACGAACAAGACAAGTGGTGCCCTTGCAGGTATTCAAGCAAACGAAAGATGCTGGCGCACGTCACAACGGACGGATTGAATGGCCTAACTTCTGTAACacatcattttaatattcaaaaggcCAACAAAAACTCTATCAAATGTTTCATTATGGTGTCACAGGTGCGGTTCGGCTCGTCCGTTGCTATTGAGAAGGGGACATGCTTAGCCACAACACTCAAATCAGAGCAATTGCCAGAAGTGCCTGGACAAAAATTACTCCGCGTTGTCCGCGTTGACAAAATCAAGGTCAAAAAAACCGGTGACAAAAAATCAGACCAGGTACTCGCTGCATCAAAGATTCGGTTGGCTGTCACTTGCTTTGTCAGACCTCCTGAGACCAACAGTTGTTCGCAAGAATCGCCTGCAAATCTTCTACACTTGTCTTCATACAGTGAATATACTCATTTAACAAAACCCTccgctttttttaaaaccatcttCACTACCATTCACAGAAACTGAAATTTCTGGTGCACTTTTCGTCGCGGTCGTTAACGTCTCGTTCCATAACACACTGGAAGTGAAGTACACAACCGACATCGATCAATACGGAACGGCCACATACATCTGCAACAGTCTCCTAGACATGCAAACCAACCAAGTTGTATTGCCTGCTTCCATCCCAAAATTAGTAATTGAATTCATTTATGCTAACAGCTTTCGATGCTTGATGGCTCCCTTGCTTCAACAAAGAGTGTTACTCCGTCACTCGAATCAAATCCACTCCGATGCCTAGATCTGTTCTGCGGCTGCGGAGGATTATCCCTAGGGTTGGAGATGAGCCACCTGACAACCTGCCTTTGGGCAGTTGACGCAGACCCTACAGCGTGCAAATCCTTCGCTGCCAACTTCAGACAAGCAACAGTGTACCAAAGTTCAGCCATTGACTGGTTGAAAGAACTAAAAACGGTAACTTGTTCGAGCACAACACCAAGGAAGATTAATACTCCTAAATCCAAAATAGGGAGCATTGTTCACAAAAAAGGGACAGAAGCTGCCACAAACCGGCGAGGTGGAAATGATTATTGGAGGACCGCCGTGCCAAGGATTCtccaaattaaatagattCAAAAACAACAACACCTCAGTCACAAACGTAACTACTTAGAATTCACTAAAATCAACTTTCCATTGTTTCTTTCATGCCATTCTTCAGAAATCACAAGTTCCAGTGTTTCTGGAAATCGTCGCCTACTTCAGGCCTAAGTGCTTCTTGATGGAAAATGTCAAATCCTTCATCACAGAGGATGGTGGAAAACACTTTCTGGCAGCGCTGCAGGCAACCAAAGACTTGGGTTATTATTTCAACTTCAATGTCTTACAGGCTGCTGATTTCGGCGCACCTCAACAACGCCCTAGGTTGTCCTCTCCAAAACTTCACTAATCCCACTAACAACATTTCCCAATCTGCTAGGTTCTTCCTGTTTGGCACCCTCGACAGCAGACGGCTGGCTGCAGCACCAATAAGCACCCATTACTCTGGTCTGGAAGTCACAAGTGTCAAAGCAGCCAGTCATACTCTGGTACCAATTCATGCTTTCCACCACTGCCTAATTCGTAGCTTCCTTCCCCCTACAGTCATTCACGGACAAACAGGAAGCTTACTTTCAAAAAGTTACTGTGCACCACGCCATTGCTGATTTGCCAGATGTTGAGCCACAAGAGAGCGGCAACAAAATCAGCTACAACTCAATCAACTCAACTTTCCAATTCAAAGTGAGTATAACAATCATTTCAATCCGAAACTATTAATAACATTTCTTCACAGATGAGGAATGGCAGTGACACTTTGCGATTGCATAAGCTCCCCACGTCACTGAATCCAGATGACCAAAAAAGGATCACAATGATCCCGCCAGGGTCAGACTGGCGATGCCTACCTCAGTCAGAACACGAGGAATGCTTCAAAACGTTTGCGCTAACTtcgcttaaaatttatttaaaattaatcttcctCTTCTCTACTTCCATTAGAGGCATGCCCCTTGCACCTAAGTCACTGGTAAAGTCCTCTCGCTCTAATGGTGACTGGAAAGGAGCTTATGGCAGACTGCGATGGTCCGACCTCTTCATGACAGTTTTAACAAGACCAACCCTTGCTTCTAAGACTGGGACAATCATCCATCCTATCTACAATAGAACCCTGACAATACGAGAGTTTGCACGAGCACAGACCTTTCCAGAcaacttcaaattcaaaggGACCATAGCTCAAGTTCAGCGACAGGTAGCCTATCTAAGTCATTAAAGCCCtttgataattaataatattgctCTACAGATTGGAAACGCGGTACCCCCCCTTCTGGCTGAATCACTCGGACGTGCATTCAAAATCTAACAAAACGTACGCCTCATTCTCCTCTTTCATAACAACACGAGtcatattcaataaaatttttacttcataactgtgtatttatttccattcattACATTCCATTCCTGCACAGTCCCTCCAATGGCTGCCACCAGCATGAAGACCGAAGCATGGCCGGcgagcagggcgcccagggcaaccgcctctcactgcagcatgccccagaggtgctccagccttggcacggctgctggcggggcgtctcagactgcctgctgcacctctcgtgccaccgtctggactctcacatgcctgaaatcaaagtgaatcagtcacagcgcacaaaaaacacaacatggcgcaataaggaaggccacagctgaatgccaaacacatattgcacatgtaaaacagttttcactcaccccacacgcagacaactccttcgccacccagctcggtcgccaaccactctccaactgccagcttcgaggtgtttggcggctagcagggcgcccagggcaaccgcctctcactgcagcatgccccagaggtgctcctggggactcccagccttggcaaggctgctggcggggcgtctcagactgcctgctgcacctctcgtgccaccgtctggactctcacatgcctgaaatcaaagtgaatcagtcacagcgcacaaaaaacacaacatggcgcaataaggaaggccacagctgaatgccaaacacatattgcacatgcaaaacagttttcactcaccccaacacgcagacaactccttcgccacccagctcggtcgccaaccactctccaactgccagcttcgaagtgtttggcggctagcagggcgcccagggcaaccgcctctcactgcagcatgccccagaggtgctccagccttggcacggctgctggcgggacgtctcagactgactgctgcacctctcgtgccaccgtctggactcagacatgcct is part of the Cloeon dipterum chromosome 1, ieCloDipt1.1, whole genome shotgun sequence genome and harbors:
- the LOC135934260 gene encoding uncharacterized protein LOC135934260 isoform X2 yields the protein MLDGSLASTKSVTPSLESNPLRCLDLFCGCGGLSLGLEMSHLTTCLWAVDADPTACKSFAANFRQATVYQSSAIDWLKELKTGALFTKKGQKLPQTGEVEMIIGGPPCQGFSKLNRFKNNNTSVTNKSQVPVFLEIVAYFRPKCFLMENVKSFITEDGGKHFLAALQATKDLGYYFNFNVLQAADFGAPQQRPRFFLFGTLDSRRLAAAPISTHYSGLEVTSVKAASHTLSFTDKQEAYFQKVTVHHAIADLPDVEPQESGNKISYNSINSTFQFKMRNGSDTLRLHKLPTSLNPDDQKRITMIPPGSDWRCLPQSEHEECFKTGMPLAPKSLVKSSRSNGDWKGAYGRLRWSDLFMTVLTRPTLASKTGTIIHPIYNRTLTIREFARAQTFPDNFKFKGTIAQVQRQIGNAVPPLLAESLGRAFKI
- the LOC135934260 gene encoding uncharacterized protein LOC135934260 isoform X1, giving the protein MLDGSLASTKSVTPSLESNPLRCLDLFCGCGGLSLGLEMSHLTTCLWAVDADPTACKSFAANFRQATVYQSSAIDWLKELKTGALFTKKGQKLPQTGEVEMIIGGPPCQGFSKLNRFKNNNTSVTNKSQVPVFLEIVAYFRPKCFLMENVKSFITEDGGKHFLAALQATKDLGYYFNFNVLQAADFGAPQQRPRFFLFGTLDSRRLAAAPISTHYSGLEVTSVKAASHTLSFTDKQEAYFQKVTVHHAIADLPDVEPQESGNKISYNSINSTFQFKMRNGSDTLRLHKLPTSLNPDDQKRITMIPPGSDWRCLPQSEHEECFKTFALTSLKIYLKLIFLFSTSIRGMPLAPKSLVKSSRSNGDWKGAYGRLRWSDLFMTVLTRPTLASKTGTIIHPIYNRTLTIREFARAQTFPDNFKFKGTIAQVQRQIGNAVPPLLAESLGRAFKI